In Rhodococcus rhodochrous, a single genomic region encodes these proteins:
- a CDS encoding TerD family protein, with protein MPTPLSKGQNGPLTASDVVVSLELTTPADLSALLVKADGKVRSDADFVFFNQPTGPGVRLVPGAPGQAASLAVSLAQVPADIDQVRAVITLDDASSNFGRFAPPTARVSDSAGTVLYEYRIDGLSTESIVIALELYRRQGAWKVRAVGQGYAGGFAALVTDHGVSVDDAPAQPAAAPQPDAPTPAPAPPVQQTPPPAYPAQPASPAQPAEVSLTKSRPVSLVKGQKVTLRKDGGVALTFLRMGLGWDPVEKRGLFGNRSADIDLDASAVMFADNQIADVVYYGQLQSKDGSIQHQGDNLTGAGEGDDEVMLVDLTRVPAHVTTVMFIVTSYKGHTFEQVQNAFCRLVDGTIDAELARYTLQGGMPFTGMVMAKVYRQGSEWKLQAIGEGMQAKHPGEAAPQLGRFLAV; from the coding sequence TTGCCGACTCCGCTCTCCAAGGGTCAGAACGGACCGCTCACCGCGTCCGACGTCGTCGTCTCGCTCGAGCTGACCACGCCCGCCGATCTGTCCGCACTGCTCGTCAAGGCCGACGGCAAAGTGCGCTCCGACGCCGACTTCGTGTTCTTCAACCAGCCCACCGGGCCGGGCGTGCGTCTCGTTCCCGGTGCGCCCGGGCAGGCGGCCTCGCTCGCCGTGTCGCTCGCGCAGGTTCCCGCCGACATCGATCAGGTGCGCGCCGTGATCACCCTCGACGACGCGTCGAGCAACTTCGGCCGGTTCGCACCGCCCACCGCGCGCGTGTCCGACAGTGCGGGAACGGTGTTGTACGAGTATCGGATCGACGGACTGAGCACCGAATCCATCGTGATCGCGCTGGAGCTGTACCGGCGCCAGGGCGCGTGGAAGGTCCGTGCCGTGGGCCAGGGATATGCGGGCGGATTCGCGGCACTGGTGACCGACCACGGTGTCAGCGTCGACGACGCGCCGGCCCAGCCTGCTGCCGCACCGCAGCCCGACGCTCCCACGCCCGCTCCGGCTCCGCCCGTACAGCAGACTCCGCCTCCGGCATATCCTGCACAGCCCGCCTCACCGGCACAGCCGGCGGAGGTCAGCCTCACGAAGAGCCGGCCGGTGAGCCTGGTGAAGGGTCAGAAGGTCACCCTCCGCAAGGACGGCGGCGTCGCGCTGACCTTCCTGCGCATGGGGCTCGGCTGGGACCCGGTGGAGAAGCGCGGCCTGTTCGGCAATCGTTCCGCCGACATCGACCTCGACGCCTCGGCCGTGATGTTCGCCGACAACCAGATCGCCGACGTCGTGTACTACGGCCAGCTGCAGTCCAAGGACGGCTCGATCCAGCATCAGGGCGACAACCTCACCGGTGCCGGTGAGGGCGACGACGAGGTGATGCTCGTCGACCTCACGCGTGTCCCCGCCCATGTCACGACGGTGATGTTCATCGTGACCTCCTACAAGGGCCACACCTTCGAGCAGGTGCAGAACGCGTTCTGCCGCCTCGTCGACGGGACGATCGATGCCGAACTCGCCCGCTACACGCTGCAGGGCGGCATGCCGTTCACGGGCATGGTCATGGCGAAGGTCTACCGCCAGGGCAGCGAATGGAAGCTTCAGGCCATCGGCGAGGGCATGCAGGCGAAGCATCCCGGTGAGGCCGCGCCGCAACTGGGCCGGTTCCTGGCCGTCTGA
- a CDS encoding TerD family protein, with protein sequence MDERFTAGRNAPLPTRAVRFTATASVPLDVCVFVVDDGLQVTSSDDVVFYNQPATAGVRLEGAMIVVDVDAVRPGARVLCAVGCERPAAVSTSLSDAAGTVLASFHVEPVVGTETAVLCWELYRRHGEWKIRALGQGYAGGLAEMFTAHGVDVESPSDAEEVAAPGPGPVIGLSPLEVLWRIFEDAARSAAAYTSSVEFAQHRFDDELSAAVADRARRMGPEADRARARAQQRYDELVGVAEARYRDDSAVLAAELLTVDATLPPALASWISPAWMYLHLPSDGVRVGEVTAPDLGPLRIPVCLPTPLTRPLWIDGDPAELGPVVSSVVVRLLTARPDTLLHLVDPGRTLPALEPLTAARLAGPPVHERSQVPAKLRGLADAAELDALARQVDADTASPVLLVLAGFPYGYDHDDLLEIVRIARAGSAGRVSVVLAGDPPDDRVAQILWDEAQKLPVDGELADPWTGGRWTFVPDSLPAETEHLRGALGGSSLPE encoded by the coding sequence GTGGACGAACGCTTCACAGCGGGACGCAACGCCCCGCTGCCGACCCGCGCCGTCCGTTTCACGGCGACCGCATCCGTCCCGCTGGACGTGTGCGTGTTCGTCGTGGACGACGGTCTGCAGGTGACGTCCTCCGACGACGTCGTGTTCTACAACCAACCGGCGACGGCAGGCGTTCGGCTCGAGGGTGCGATGATCGTCGTCGACGTCGACGCGGTCCGTCCCGGCGCACGCGTGCTGTGCGCGGTGGGTTGCGAGCGACCCGCAGCGGTGTCGACCTCGCTGTCCGACGCGGCGGGCACCGTCCTCGCGTCGTTTCACGTGGAACCGGTGGTCGGTACCGAGACGGCGGTGCTGTGCTGGGAGCTCTACCGTCGCCACGGCGAATGGAAGATCCGCGCCCTCGGCCAGGGATATGCCGGTGGACTCGCCGAGATGTTCACCGCGCACGGAGTGGACGTCGAGTCCCCCTCCGACGCGGAGGAGGTAGCCGCCCCCGGGCCCGGCCCGGTCATCGGGCTGTCCCCTCTCGAAGTGCTGTGGCGGATCTTCGAGGACGCCGCCCGATCGGCCGCCGCGTACACGTCGAGCGTGGAGTTCGCGCAACACCGCTTCGACGACGAACTCTCGGCAGCGGTGGCCGACCGCGCCCGCCGTATGGGTCCCGAGGCCGATCGTGCCCGGGCACGTGCGCAGCAACGCTACGACGAGCTCGTCGGTGTCGCCGAGGCCCGCTACCGCGACGACAGTGCCGTGCTCGCCGCCGAGCTGCTCACCGTCGACGCGACGTTGCCGCCCGCACTCGCGTCCTGGATCTCCCCGGCCTGGATGTATCTGCACCTGCCGAGCGACGGCGTGCGGGTGGGTGAGGTGACAGCGCCCGATCTGGGGCCGCTGCGCATCCCCGTGTGTCTGCCGACGCCGCTCACGCGACCGTTGTGGATCGACGGCGATCCGGCCGAACTCGGTCCCGTCGTGTCGTCCGTGGTCGTGCGGCTGCTCACGGCCCGGCCCGACACACTGCTGCACCTCGTCGATCCCGGGCGGACGCTACCCGCACTCGAGCCCCTCACCGCAGCGCGACTCGCCGGACCGCCCGTCCACGAGCGGTCGCAGGTCCCCGCCAAACTCCGGGGGCTGGCCGACGCGGCGGAGCTCGACGCGCTCGCCCGGCAGGTCGACGCGGACACCGCGTCACCCGTGTTGCTGGTCCTCGCCGGTTTCCCCTACGGCTACGACCATGACGACCTGCTCGAAATCGTCCGGATCGCGCGTGCCGGCAGTGCCGGCCGGGTCTCGGTCGTCCTCGCGGGAGATCCGCCGGACGATCGGGTCGCGCAGATCCTGTGGGACGAGGCGCAGAAGCTCCCCGTCGATGGGGAACTGGCCGACCCGTGGACGGGAGGCCGATGGACGTTCGTTCCCGACAGCCTGCCCGCCGAGACCGAGCACCTGCGCGGCGCGCTGGGCGGGAGCTCGCTTCCGGAGTGA
- a CDS encoding pyridoxamine 5'-phosphate oxidase family protein → MHETPAELAELQELLDTSLSRSTSHLRSIVDASRTLTAEQLVQVLTGMCVLSLATVTAGGEPRISGVDGHFLHGKWYFGTAPTAAKARHLAARPAVSTAHMRGEDLGVFTHGRVEILNPRGGEPADDWPELLAYLQSFYGGDAFDWDEEVVYYRLDPHWMTVYAPDVTTLVDRS, encoded by the coding sequence ATGCACGAAACCCCTGCCGAACTCGCCGAACTCCAGGAGCTCCTCGACACGTCGCTGTCCCGGTCCACATCCCACCTGAGGTCGATCGTCGACGCGTCGCGGACCCTCACAGCCGAGCAACTCGTCCAGGTGCTCACGGGCATGTGCGTCCTCTCGCTGGCGACGGTCACCGCCGGCGGAGAACCGCGCATCAGCGGTGTGGACGGACACTTCCTGCACGGCAAGTGGTATTTCGGCACGGCCCCCACCGCCGCCAAGGCCCGGCATCTCGCCGCCCGTCCCGCGGTCAGCACGGCGCACATGCGCGGGGAGGATCTCGGAGTGTTCACGCACGGGCGCGTGGAGATCCTCAACCCGCGCGGGGGTGAGCCGGCCGACGACTGGCCCGAACTGCTCGCCTACCTACAGTCGTTCTACGGAGGGGACGCCTTCGACTGGGACGAGGAGGTCGTCTACTACCGACTGGATCCGCACTGGATGACCGTGTACGCACCCGATGTCACGACACTCGTCGATCGGAGCTGA
- a CDS encoding DUF418 domain-containing protein, producing the protein MVRIMTVTGSTTRQQRILALDVARGIAILGTFAANVWIFTDPAGFVGYLDSIGTDPWPQRILMQLAQGKFLALLTLMFGIGLAVQAASAQRAGRPWPGGYRVRAALLLVDGLAHYLLVAEFDILMGYALTSMIVCGLVISSRRVRLWVAGTAVAVHALAVTALVVALAGSPSNPETPELTTATWWDMVVFRVDNAAAFRAEVIFVIPMTVALFLTGAALYSAGLFDSRGAVLRRRLMVIGAIAAPLDLAVGLFGGAAGVFAARYGIAPFVALGLLAWIAHFYIDRSTTGTVGTACERIGRTALSCYILQNIVASVLCYDWGLGLAKAVDPDMRVPFTIAVYITVGAVMVVGSRWWLGRFRQGPVEWVWRASYERLTERR; encoded by the coding sequence ATGGTGAGAATCATGACGGTCACCGGTTCGACCACGCGACAGCAACGCATCCTCGCACTCGACGTGGCCCGGGGGATCGCCATCCTCGGCACGTTCGCCGCCAATGTCTGGATCTTCACCGACCCCGCCGGCTTCGTCGGCTATCTCGACTCGATCGGCACCGATCCGTGGCCTCAACGCATCCTCATGCAACTCGCGCAGGGAAAGTTCCTCGCATTGCTCACCCTGATGTTCGGGATCGGCCTGGCCGTGCAGGCGGCGTCCGCGCAGCGAGCGGGGCGGCCGTGGCCCGGCGGTTACCGGGTACGCGCCGCCCTGCTCCTCGTCGACGGGCTCGCGCACTACCTGCTCGTCGCCGAGTTCGACATCCTCATGGGATACGCGCTGACATCCATGATCGTGTGCGGACTGGTGATCTCCTCCCGTCGTGTGCGGCTGTGGGTCGCGGGGACCGCCGTCGCCGTGCACGCGCTGGCCGTGACCGCGCTCGTCGTGGCACTCGCCGGTTCACCGTCGAATCCGGAGACCCCCGAGCTGACCACCGCCACCTGGTGGGACATGGTCGTCTTCCGCGTGGACAACGCCGCGGCGTTCCGCGCCGAGGTGATCTTCGTGATCCCGATGACGGTCGCGCTGTTCCTGACCGGCGCCGCCCTGTATTCGGCCGGTCTGTTCGACAGCAGAGGCGCGGTGCTGCGCCGACGGCTCATGGTGATCGGGGCGATCGCAGCACCGCTCGACCTCGCCGTGGGTCTGTTCGGCGGTGCCGCAGGTGTATTCGCAGCGCGCTACGGCATTGCCCCGTTCGTCGCCCTCGGACTGTTGGCGTGGATCGCCCACTTCTACATCGACAGGTCCACGACCGGCACGGTCGGCACTGCCTGTGAACGCATCGGGCGCACCGCCCTGAGCTGCTACATCCTGCAGAACATCGTCGCGTCGGTGCTCTGCTACGACTGGGGACTCGGCCTGGCGAAGGCCGTGGACCCCGACATGCGGGTCCCGTTCACGATCGCCGTGTACATCACCGTGGGAGCGGTGATGGTCGTCGGATCCCGTTGGTGGCTCGGCCGATTCCGTCAGGGACCGGTCGAATGGGTGTGGCGGGCATCCTACGAGCGGCTGACGGAACGTCGCTGA
- a CDS encoding putative quinol monooxygenase, which produces MIFIVVRFKVKPEYQNNWLETTAEFTEATRSEPGNLWFDWSRSVDDPSEFVLVEAFRDGDAGAEHVESDHFRKGLDAMRPALVETPRILNTEIPGTEWGRMGELQID; this is translated from the coding sequence ATGATCTTCATCGTGGTCCGTTTCAAGGTGAAGCCCGAGTATCAGAACAACTGGCTCGAGACCACCGCGGAGTTCACCGAGGCGACTCGCAGCGAACCGGGGAACCTGTGGTTCGACTGGTCGCGCAGCGTGGACGATCCGTCCGAGTTCGTTCTCGTCGAGGCGTTCCGCGACGGGGACGCCGGAGCCGAGCATGTGGAGTCCGATCACTTCCGCAAGGGACTCGACGCGATGCGGCCGGCGCTGGTCGAGACCCCGCGCATCCTCAACACGGAGATTCCGGGCACCGAGTGGGGCCGGATGGGTGAACTGCAGATCGACTGA
- a CDS encoding long-chain-fatty-acid--CoA ligase produces MSELHLPNRIRQLAVEHPDRAAVSSGGTTLTYSEFDALTNRVASALATVPATSKRIGALLRMGLPGAASFVGCAKAGLVFTPLNWRLNPGEIADIADDAQLDVLIVEDEFAASARAAAAVLPDAQIVVVGDASTVPGARSWDDLVASGDDIDPGFGDDPRTEVLQLYTSGTTGRPKGVVATHHNLFNEPRNFALYEFTEDSVSLDALPLFHIAGAGWMSTTLSAGLHLVLLGEMRPNLVAAAISEHGITHAFLVPSVITMLVEMPDLSDYDLSTLRLVAYGASPITPTQLARAMDTLGCRFVQRYGMTETMGALTALRADDHDPHGSRSYLLRSAGSPLPGVEVEIRDIATGEPLPGGQTGEIVCRSRNNTSGYWRRDAENAALFTADGFLRTGDAGHIDSDGYLFVTDRVKDMIISGGENVYPIEVESVLSEHPAVAEVAVVGVPDDRWGEAVTAVVRVAPGASRPTEDELLQFTVERLASYKKPRHIHFVDELPRNASGKILKRTLRNEFAPVQEGTTP; encoded by the coding sequence GTGAGCGAGTTGCACCTTCCCAACCGAATCCGGCAGTTGGCAGTCGAACATCCGGATCGTGCGGCGGTCAGCTCCGGCGGAACGACACTCACCTACTCCGAGTTCGACGCGCTCACCAACCGGGTCGCCTCGGCACTCGCGACCGTTCCGGCGACGTCCAAGCGCATCGGCGCGCTGCTGCGCATGGGCCTGCCCGGTGCGGCCTCGTTCGTCGGCTGCGCCAAGGCCGGGTTGGTCTTCACCCCGCTCAACTGGCGTCTGAATCCGGGCGAGATCGCCGACATCGCCGACGACGCGCAGCTCGACGTCCTGATCGTCGAGGACGAGTTCGCCGCATCCGCCCGCGCTGCGGCCGCAGTCCTGCCCGACGCGCAGATCGTTGTGGTCGGCGACGCCTCCACCGTTCCCGGCGCACGCTCGTGGGACGATCTCGTCGCCTCCGGTGACGACATCGACCCCGGCTTCGGCGACGACCCGCGGACCGAGGTGCTGCAGCTCTACACCTCGGGCACCACCGGACGCCCCAAAGGTGTTGTGGCGACGCATCACAACCTGTTCAACGAACCGCGGAACTTCGCGCTGTACGAGTTCACCGAGGACTCGGTGTCCCTCGACGCGCTTCCCCTGTTCCACATCGCCGGCGCCGGCTGGATGAGCACGACCCTGTCGGCGGGACTGCACCTGGTGCTGCTCGGCGAGATGCGCCCGAACCTCGTGGCGGCAGCCATCTCCGAGCACGGCATCACCCACGCCTTCCTCGTGCCGTCGGTGATCACCATGCTCGTCGAGATGCCCGACCTGTCGGACTACGACCTGTCGACGCTCCGCCTGGTGGCCTACGGCGCCTCCCCCATCACGCCCACCCAGCTCGCCCGCGCCATGGACACCCTCGGCTGCCGTTTCGTGCAGCGCTACGGCATGACCGAGACGATGGGTGCCCTCACCGCCCTGCGCGCCGACGACCACGATCCGCACGGATCCCGTTCGTACCTGCTGCGTTCGGCCGGTTCACCGCTGCCCGGCGTCGAGGTCGAGATCCGCGACATCGCCACGGGCGAACCGCTTCCCGGCGGGCAGACCGGCGAGATCGTCTGCCGGTCGCGGAACAACACGTCGGGTTACTGGCGTCGCGACGCCGAGAACGCGGCCCTGTTCACGGCCGACGGTTTCCTGCGCACCGGCGACGCCGGACACATCGACTCCGACGGCTATCTCTTCGTCACCGATCGCGTGAAGGACATGATCATCTCGGGTGGCGAGAACGTCTACCCCATCGAGGTCGAATCCGTCCTGTCCGAACACCCGGCCGTCGCCGAGGTCGCCGTCGTCGGTGTGCCCGACGACCGTTGGGGCGAGGCCGTCACCGCCGTCGTGCGGGTCGCGCCGGGCGCATCCCGCCCGACCGAGGACGAACTCCTCCAGTTCACGGTGGAGCGACTCGCGTCCTACAAGAAGCCCCGGCACATCCACTTCGTCGACGAACTGCCCCGCAACGCGAGCGGAAAGATCCTCAAGCGCACACTGCGCAACGAGTTCGCTCCCGTGCAGGAGGGAACGACACCATGA
- a CDS encoding MBL fold metallo-hydrolase, whose amino-acid sequence MIVTEDLGTVQREAWAAGVLPPVEEVRPGLWSIPVPMPNNPLRYVLSYALALDDGLALIDLGMDTEESWDTLVAGVASTGHHITDVRYAAITHLHPDHFGLAPRLKETTGAVIAMHAADAAALGHFTPADVAADKEAWRVDLTGLGAPPEVVEAARFELVRFPRGESADVVLAQGDRLDLPGWNIEAVWTPGHTPGHLAFVDRDRDLLFSGDHMLPRISPNISSGPGELGDPLHRYLLSLHATTALPDCEVLPAHEYRFRGVTERARQLMDHHEVRLDEIRDAVASRPESTAWEITTRVTWSRPIDVMDPRLQRLAVRETQAHLLVLADRGDIRSDGGTPARWTLSAPTHTKEN is encoded by the coding sequence ATGATCGTCACCGAGGACCTCGGCACCGTCCAGCGCGAAGCATGGGCCGCCGGAGTACTGCCGCCCGTCGAAGAAGTGCGTCCGGGACTGTGGTCGATCCCGGTCCCGATGCCGAATAACCCACTGCGGTACGTACTCTCGTACGCACTCGCACTCGACGACGGCCTCGCCCTGATCGATCTCGGTATGGACACCGAGGAGTCGTGGGACACCCTCGTCGCCGGTGTCGCCTCGACCGGCCACCACATCACCGACGTGCGCTACGCGGCGATCACCCACCTGCATCCCGACCATTTCGGCCTGGCACCCCGTCTGAAGGAGACGACCGGCGCCGTCATCGCGATGCACGCCGCCGACGCCGCCGCCCTCGGGCACTTCACCCCGGCGGACGTCGCCGCCGACAAGGAAGCATGGCGTGTGGACCTCACCGGACTCGGTGCGCCGCCCGAGGTCGTCGAGGCCGCCCGCTTCGAACTCGTCCGCTTCCCCCGGGGTGAGAGCGCCGATGTCGTTCTCGCTCAAGGCGATCGACTCGATCTGCCCGGGTGGAACATCGAAGCGGTGTGGACGCCCGGCCACACGCCCGGGCACCTCGCCTTCGTCGACCGCGACCGCGACCTGCTGTTCAGCGGCGACCACATGCTCCCGCGCATCAGCCCCAACATCTCCTCGGGCCCCGGCGAACTGGGCGACCCGCTGCACCGCTACCTGCTGTCGCTGCATGCGACGACGGCTCTGCCGGACTGCGAGGTGCTGCCCGCCCACGAGTACCGGTTCCGCGGAGTCACCGAACGCGCACGCCAACTCATGGACCACCACGAGGTCCGTCTCGACGAGATCCGCGATGCCGTCGCGTCCCGGCCCGAGTCGACGGCGTGGGAGATCACGACCCGCGTCACGTGGTCGCGTCCTATCGACGTGATGGATCCCCGGCTGCAGCGACTCGCCGTCCGCGAGACCCAGGCCCATCTGCTCGTTCTCGCCGATCGAGGCGACATCCGTTCCGACGGTGGAACTCCCGCCCGCTGGACTCTCTCCGCTCCGACCCATACGAAGGAAAACTGA
- a CDS encoding crotonase/enoyl-CoA hydratase family protein has product MSVVLTEFADGVAVFTLNRPEAKNAVNLEVSEALAAAIDEFEARPDLTIGILTGAGGTFCAGMDLKAFARGERPSIPGRGFGGLTEAPPSKPLIAAVEGWALAGGCELALSADLIVASREAKFGIPEVKRGLAAAAGGLLRLPKILPYPLAMELAITGDPLTAEVAHQHGLVNRVTEPGEALTVAKELAARVAANGPLAVKATKQVVAMAANYTDPDAFVAQRKFIDPVFASADAKEGARAFAEKRAPVWKGE; this is encoded by the coding sequence ATGAGCGTTGTCCTCACCGAATTCGCCGACGGCGTCGCGGTGTTCACCCTCAACCGCCCCGAGGCCAAGAACGCCGTGAACCTGGAGGTCTCGGAGGCGCTGGCCGCGGCCATCGACGAGTTCGAGGCACGCCCCGACCTGACCATCGGCATCCTCACCGGTGCCGGCGGAACGTTCTGCGCTGGAATGGACCTGAAGGCGTTCGCACGCGGGGAGCGCCCGTCGATCCCCGGCCGCGGTTTCGGTGGCCTCACCGAGGCACCGCCGAGCAAGCCGCTCATCGCCGCCGTCGAGGGCTGGGCCCTGGCCGGTGGATGCGAGCTCGCCCTGTCCGCCGACCTGATCGTCGCGTCGCGCGAAGCGAAGTTCGGTATCCCCGAGGTCAAGCGCGGACTCGCCGCGGCGGCCGGCGGCCTGCTGCGCCTGCCGAAGATCCTCCCCTACCCGCTCGCGATGGAGCTGGCCATCACCGGTGACCCGCTCACCGCCGAGGTCGCCCACCAGCACGGCCTGGTCAACCGCGTCACCGAGCCCGGTGAAGCACTCACCGTGGCAAAGGAACTCGCTGCCCGCGTCGCGGCGAACGGCCCCCTCGCCGTCAAGGCCACCAAGCAGGTCGTCGCGATGGCCGCCAACTACACCGACCCCGACGCCTTCGTCGCGCAGCGCAAGTTCATCGACCCGGTCTTCGCGTCGGCCGACGCCAAGGAAGGCGCTCGGGCGTTCGCCGAGAAGCGCGCACCGGTCTGGAAGGGCGAGTAG
- a CDS encoding enoyl-CoA hydratase/isomerase family protein produces the protein MSDVLVAQDGSVATITLSRPERKNAMTVEAWRSLRETFGALQHDDSVRAVILTGAGGDFCTGADMERRDSTHPLDRMREINATALAVAEFSKPLIAQVEGYAVGAGWNMALLCDVVVASRTAKFSQIFARRGLSVDFGGSWILPRLVGLHQAKRLVMLADIVSAEEAYGLGLVTELVEPEALAGRAAELAARLAAAPPVAVSMSARMLEQGSSLTLREALENEARSQAVNHATDAPDAMRAFVEKREPSFTGGWRVPRPVDTPS, from the coding sequence ATGTCGGACGTGCTGGTCGCGCAGGACGGCTCGGTCGCCACGATCACGCTGAGCCGACCGGAGCGCAAGAACGCGATGACGGTCGAAGCATGGCGGTCGTTGCGTGAGACGTTCGGTGCGCTCCAGCACGACGACTCCGTCCGCGCCGTGATCCTCACCGGCGCCGGTGGCGACTTCTGCACCGGTGCCGACATGGAGCGGCGCGACTCCACCCATCCCCTCGACCGCATGCGGGAGATCAACGCGACGGCGCTCGCCGTCGCGGAGTTCTCGAAGCCGCTGATCGCGCAGGTCGAGGGGTATGCGGTGGGCGCCGGATGGAACATGGCGCTGCTGTGCGACGTGGTTGTCGCCTCCCGCACCGCGAAGTTCAGTCAGATCTTCGCGCGGCGCGGACTGTCGGTCGACTTCGGCGGGTCGTGGATCCTGCCGCGCCTCGTGGGATTGCACCAGGCGAAGCGTCTGGTCATGCTCGCCGACATCGTGAGCGCCGAGGAAGCGTACGGCTTGGGTCTGGTGACCGAGCTCGTCGAACCCGAGGCTCTCGCCGGTCGCGCCGCCGAACTGGCCGCACGTCTCGCCGCCGCCCCGCCGGTCGCGGTGAGCATGTCGGCGCGAATGCTCGAGCAGGGCTCGTCGCTCACACTCCGCGAGGCACTCGAGAACGAGGCCCGTTCGCAGGCGGTCAACCACGCCACCGACGCCCCCGATGCGATGCGCGCCTTCGTCGAGAAACGCGAGCCGTCGTTCACCGGCGGATGGCGGGTGCCGCGCCCGGTCGACACCCCTTCCTGA
- a CDS encoding LysR family transcriptional regulator, whose translation MDLHLVTYFVAVVDHGGITKAAQALYISQPSLSQAIRTLERRLDTTLFDRTGRRLTLTEDGRVLEVAARRILADVERAKQKVAAVRDLEAGRVEIVTFATFSIHPVIEFVQRFRQRYPNLTVRVNDAEGPPGVHAALRRGEAEIGITDLSVEHAGMITVPVLEQEMVLALHPDLAADVPDPVTRAQVRDFPLVLDLGSRASAARTGELLGEQNVVVDCANQAALWQFVERGTAGTIVPRRVAEKQIPGAVVRPLDPPFRRPVGLVMRPGDLSPAAAAFVATTTGTPWEA comes from the coding sequence GTGGACTTGCACCTCGTGACCTATTTCGTGGCCGTCGTCGACCACGGCGGGATCACGAAAGCCGCTCAGGCACTTTATATTTCGCAGCCGTCGTTGTCGCAGGCCATCCGTACCCTCGAACGACGCCTCGACACGACCCTGTTCGACCGCACCGGCCGACGGCTCACCCTCACCGAGGACGGCCGCGTCCTCGAGGTCGCCGCGCGCCGCATCCTGGCCGACGTCGAGCGGGCGAAACAGAAGGTCGCGGCGGTGCGCGACCTCGAGGCCGGCCGCGTCGAGATCGTCACCTTCGCGACGTTCTCGATCCATCCCGTCATCGAGTTCGTCCAGCGCTTCCGTCAGCGCTACCCCAACCTGACCGTGCGGGTGAACGACGCGGAAGGACCTCCCGGAGTGCATGCGGCGCTGCGTCGCGGCGAGGCGGAGATCGGCATCACCGACCTGTCGGTCGAGCACGCCGGCATGATCACCGTCCCGGTCCTCGAGCAGGAGATGGTGCTCGCGCTGCACCCCGACCTCGCCGCCGACGTCCCCGACCCCGTCACCCGGGCGCAGGTCCGCGACTTCCCGCTGGTCCTCGACCTCGGCTCCCGCGCGAGTGCCGCGCGCACCGGTGAACTGCTCGGCGAGCAGAACGTCGTCGTCGACTGCGCCAACCAGGCCGCCCTGTGGCAGTTCGTCGAGCGTGGCACCGCCGGGACGATCGTTCCGCGTCGCGTCGCTGAGAAACAGATCCCCGGTGCCGTCGTCCGGCCGCTGGACCCACCGTTCCGTCGTCCGGTCGGGCTGGTGATGCGACCCGGCGATCTGTCCCCCGCTGCCGCCGCATTCGTGGCGACCACCACCGGCACCCCCTGGGAAGCGTGA